AATCGTTAAACACGGTGACGGCGGCGATCATGGTTAACCCACGCAGCGTGGCGGACGGGGAGCATCATGTCTTTGTCAGCGGGAATGATGCGGGCGCGAAGGATACGGCGATCGGGATCTTAAAGGAGTTTGGCTGGATCCACATTTTGGATCTGGGCGACATTACCACTGCGCGCGGCACGGAAATGTATTTGCCCATCTGGCTGAGAATGTGGGGCGCGTTGGGGACGGGAATGTTCAATGTGAAGATCATGAAGTGATGTACGCACCGTCCCGAAGGTTTTGGCGGAAAACAGGTTTGATCTTCGAAACCTTCGGGACGTTCTGTATAAAAGGAAGGGAAGCATGGTACACGAAACATATTTAGGAAAAAGCACCCTACGTGTGCCGCGCATGGGTGTAGGTGCAATGACGTGGGGTGATGCAAAAGGTTTGGCTCGTCTGCACCCTGCAAAAACAGCCTACGGCGGCGCACACGGATTTGAAGAGGAGAAGCGTGCATTTGAGTTGAGCATCGAAGCGGATGTGAATTTGTTCGACACGGCGGCGATGTATAGCAACGGCGCGGCGGAACTTCGGCTCGGTGAGTTGGGGCGCGGGAAAGATGCGATCATTGCGACGAAATTCCCAGGCGGGTTTTCGATGAAAGAGGAGGATCTGCCGAAACAACTTGAGGCGAGTTTGAAGCGCTTGGGACGGGATTCCATCGAGTTATATCAGCATCACTATCCCATGCCGAACATATCCATCCCAAAATTGATGGATCAACTGGCAAATGTGGTCGAGGCGGGGAAGGTCAAGGCGGTGGGCGTGAGCAATTATTCGGCAGAGCAGTTACGGGAGGCGCATGCCGCGCTTGCCAAACGCGGAATCCCGCTGGCGTCGAATCAGGTGGAGTATTCGCTGCTGAATCGCAAACCTGAAGTGGATGGCGTTTTGGATGCCTGCCGCGAGCTGGGGATCACGCTGATTGCGCAAACGCCGCTGGCAGGCGGCAGGCTTACAGGAAAGTATTCCGCACAGAACAGGGCAGGTGGATTATTCAGGCGCATTCTCCCGCAATACAGCCGCAAGGCATTGGAAGAAATGCAGCCTGTGATTAAACTCTTGCGTGAGATTGGAGAACGCCATTCGAAGACGCCGAGTCAAGTGGCGCTGCGATGGCTGATCGAGAATCCCGTTGTGCTTCCGATCCCTGGGGCAAAGAATGGCAAGCAGGCAGCGGATAATGCCGAGGCGTTGACGTTTTCGTTGACGGCGGAGGAAGTAGAGATGTTAAGTCAGGCGACGATGGCGTGGAGGAAATAATAATGTAGGGGCGACGTCCCGTCGCCCTTGATGGTGGGATGAAACAAAAAGGGGCGAGATGACCTCGCCCCTACGGGACATTATCTCTTCAACGTGCGGTATATGACCCGATGCGGGGTTAAATTCTATAACCTGCCAGTTTGCCAAGGAAACCCAGCACATTCGCAACGGGCGCGGGCGGGTTGATCGGGACGATCTCATCCTTGAAACTCATCATTAACAATGACAGATAGAGCATGGCTTTGAAGGTCACCTCACCGTTCTTTGACACACCGCTGTGGGCGATCTTGTGCAGCCCTTCGAAGTATTGAGCCATTTTTAGGGCGGGCTGATGAGTGTTGTAGACGCGCGTCTTCGCGTCGCTGCTGTTGCGGAAGGCATGCGGCACGCCTTTCGGGACATTGACCCTTTCGCCAACTTGATAGATTTTCCAGACGCCATCCACATAGGCGTCGAAACGACCTTCGAGCACCTCATAGGTTTCGAGCGCATGAGGATGAATGTGGATCGGCGTCCCGCCGGAACGCGGTCCCAACTCCATCTCCACGTCGAGGGTCTCAGCGGTGAACTTCTTCACCGTCATCTTTATTTGAAATGGACCCATATCAAGGACATCACCAACTTTTAACATCTTGTTCTCCTTTACTTATAAAACTCAAGCCGTTTTCCAGGCTTGTTCAAACACCCTGACCGCGTCAGGGATAAGTCTGCCAAATCTGCCTTCGCCCATGGGAAGATGCGGATCGTTTGCAAGGTGCATGGAAGCCAATCCGTGCATCATGGCATTGACCAGGTCGAAGGCTTTGTCCATGGGGATCTGGGGGTTGAACCCGCCTCTTCCCGCCCACAAGTTGATTCTCGATATGGCGCTTTCCATTAACCTGTTGACCACCTTCATGCTTTCCCCTGACGGCACAAAGCCAGGCACGTGGCGCTCAAAACACAATTTGAAAAGTTCCGGGTTTTGCAGTGCGAAATTCATGTAGGCTTCCATGCTTCGCCACATGTCATCGAAAGTCGATTCCGCCGCATCGGCGGCTTCCTGCATGGCGCGGCTGAACAGCTCGAATCCCAGGCGGAACAATTCGTCGTAGATTTCCATTTTGCTGTTGTAGTAGTTGTAAAGCGAGGGCGGGCGGATCTCAAGCCTGCGCGCCAGTTCGTGCATGGTCAAGGCTGCCACGCCCTCCTCGCGCATGATCTCACGCGCCGTTTCAAGGATGGTTTTAATCATGGCTTCGCGGTTGCGCTGGCGGCGAATGGAGGGGGTGGGTTTGCGTTGTGTTTTCATAAACTAATATCATTAGATAAAACTAATTATATTAGTTTTTTATTTATTGTCAAGGGTTGGGAAAACAAAAAGGGGCGACTCGCCGAGTCGCCCCACGGGACATTATCCCTTCAAAGTTCATTATTTGGATGCGGGGTCAAATCCTTGCCGAACCTCTGAATCTTCTACTGTTTTAATAAAGGGTGAAGCATCTTGTTAATTCCCGCGCGGAAGGCCCAACCCGCATACGCGCCGATGAAGGCGATGATGATCGCGATGATTGATCCATAATTATGGCTAATGAGTATTCCATGAAGCGGAATCCATGCGCCGACCGCGAGCGCCAACACCCAGGGGCGTTGAAACCCGAACAATGCCAGCATGCCGCAGACAAATAGAATTCCCATTGCAAGAACGCCCGTATCATCCCAGTTTGGGCGGGTATCCACATAGAGAGAGAACAAACCCGCGATAGCTGCAATTCCAAGCAGAATTTTTTGCATGACTGTAAACCTTTCTTTTTCAAATGAAGATAAAACAACATTGACCGATCCAAACCGACGCAGCGCTTCCTCTTCTGCCTCAGCCAGATTCATCCCACGTCGGAGATTCGTCTCCACCGCTTCAAGCAGATGACCTTCGAGTTCCTCGAGATGGTCTGCGTGAAATGTGCCGTTCCTTTTCATCTCCCGTTGGAGGACTTTCAAATAAGAAGCAATGGTGTTCTTCATGTTACATCCCCGCCGTAGCGTTGACCGCTTCCGAGAACGCCATCCACTCAGACTGGCGCTTCGACAAGGATTGCCGCCCCTTCACGGTCAGCGAATAGACTTTTCGTCGGCGCGGCGCGGATTCGTCCCAATGGCTTTTAAGAAAGTCCTGTTCTTCGAGACGGTGCAGGGCGGGATAGATCGTGCCTTCGGGCAGGTCAAAGTGACCGCCACTCCGCTGTCGCAGGGCTTCGATCACGGCATACCCGTGTGACGCGCCGTTCGAGAGAACTGCCAGCAGGAGAAAATCCAAGTGTCCTTTTAGCGTTTCGTTGTTCATACCTAGCAATGCTACACCTAGTAACACTATGTGTCAAGGGGAAATATAAGGCGACCCATTGAGCTGCCCCAACAAGGGATTATCATTTTAACGATCTGTATTTGACCCGATACGGAGTCAAATCCTTGCCGGATTTTTCCATCATGAAGGTTTCGTAATCAGACCAGTTGCCGATGTATATCTTCACCGTGGAATCGCTTTCGAAGAGGATGAGATGTTTCATCATCGAGTCTGAATGTAATCGTTCAGGTAAAATTGCTTGAATTAACACAAGACAAGAAAACCCGCTTGATATCTTGAGTCAAGCCGGTTTTCTTGTTTCATCCTACTTCACTGAAAATATGAAACCCTTTATATCGTTTAGCGCCTCGATACGGAAGTGATCATTTCCTTTCCCAGGCGGATCCTGCAAGGCATGCTCGGAGCCTTCATAGATCTTTACTTCGATATTGTCCTTGTTCAGAGATACCAACCGCGCCTTGCTCGCCTCTGCAGGAACATTGGGATCATCACTGCCATACATCACCAGCGCGGGCACAGACAGTTCTTTCCAATAAGGCAGGGCATCGAAGTTGCCGACAACATCCCAGAACTCTTTTTGCGTGAAGTTTCTGAGCACCCAGGTTGATGGGTATGCGATCAGGTCAGATACGCCTGGCAGAAATCCCATCTCGCGCAGGTTATTGGTTTCTTCGTAGTGAAGCACATCATAGTTGTTAAGTGAAGTGCCGACCACATCCACAAGGAAATCCATATCAGGCGAGAGGTGAACTACATAAGGCGATATCTGCCCGCCCTGACTCATCCCGATGATGCCGACCTTCGAGACAGCAGCCATATCCTGACTCTTCAGAAAATCCACCGCTGCCACCGTATCCGTGGCAAGGTCTTCATAACTGGATGTGCGCCAGTTTCCCTCGGATTTTTCCGAGCCGCGTTTATCTGGCAATAGGACCAGCATGCCGTTCTCTTGCAAGAAGCTTGCAAGACTCAGGTACCAGGTGTTTTCGCGTACGCTCGTCCCTGCGCCATGGATGATCGCCACCGCAGGGAATGGACCTTCTCCTTCGGGTACGAATAACATGCCCGCAAGGGTCAAACCCTGGGATTCGTTGTTGAATGTTACCTCCGTATAGTCCAAGGTGGACAAACTCGGACCATAGAGTGTCCGCTGCGGGGAACCTCCTTTCACTTGTGTTACTAGCACAGGTCCCAACACAACTGCCAGAAAAACAAGAACTCCGACCAACCATCCAATTTTTTTCATGAGAAACTCCAATCTGATAAATTTGGAAACGATGATGCCAGTTTGACAGTTATCGCCTCATCTGCCATCGAAAAAAAGGATGAAATGCACCTACATAAAAACTTCCACATCAACAGGCTTGATATCAATAATTTTCTGTATTGATTGGGTCGGGTCTCTCCCCTATAATTTGCCCAATGAAAATTCTCCGCCCTGCCAATTACACATCATCCCTTCTCGTTGTCAGTTTCACCATTTGGGTCGCTGTGTCTCTGCGATGGATTCTTGAGTTCATGGAACAGCGGCATCCGCATCTCTGGCTTCTCAGTGCATTGCTCGCGGCGTACGGCGTCTTGCTTGGGTTACAGTCCGTCACGGTCAAAGGAGCGTCGCTAAGGGCGCATATCTATCTTGGAGTTCAAACGATTCTTATCATTGGCGCCATGCTGCTCCATTTCGAATTGGATTTTTTTGCCGCTCTTTTCCTTCCGCTTGGTGGGCAAGCCATGTTCCTGTTCCCCCGCAAGACCGCCTTCATGTGGTTTGCCGTCTTTGGCATCGCCATTGTTGCTGGACAAGGGATTCAATTCGGAATTCCTGAGGGATTGTCATTTTCGTTGCTATACCTCGCTGGATTATTCCTGATCGCTTCTTTCTCGACCTTGATGATGCGCGCCGACAAAGCGCGTTTACAAAGCGATTCGCTTTTGGACGAGCTAAAACAGGCTCACCAACAGTTGCAGGTATATGCGGGGCAGGCGGATGAACTTGCCACTGCCAGGGAACGCAACCGACTCGCAAGAGAACTTCATGACTCAGTCGCCCAAACTCTTTACGGACTGACGCTCCAGGCTGAAGCCGCCGCGCGCGAACTGCACCTCGGGCGAACAGACAAAGCGACGGAACAACTGCGTGAGATCCGCGAGAGCGCACAGCAGACCTTGCGGGAAACCCGTCTGTTGATCTTCGAACTCCGCCCGCCGATACTTGAAAATGAAGGACTGGCATCGGCGCTGCGAGCCAGATTGGAATCTGTGGAGAGCCGAAGCGGACTCAAAACCCAGATCGACGTGCAGGATTTGGGAAGGCTCCATGTGGGGGTCGAAGCGGGTTTGTATGGCATATCCAATGAAGCGTTGAACAATGTGCTCAAACATGCCCATGCCACCGAAGTCGCGGTCTTGTTGGCGAGGCAGTCAGACAAAATCGTTCTGGAGATCAGCGACAACGGCATTGGATTTGATCTTGATCACGCTGAAACGCACGGCGGACTTGGATTGAAAGGAATGAAGGAACGCGCCGAACAGTTTGGAGGAGATTTGCAGATCCAAAGCTCCGCGAATGGAACGAAGGTACGTGCGGAGGCAGCTTATGGGTAACGTGATTCGAATTTACATTGCCGACGATCACCAAATTGTCCGCAGGGGAATCAGGCAACTGTTAAGCACAGAAGCGGGCATCGAGGTGGTGGGCGAGGCCTCCAACGGGAGGGAGGCTGTTGCGGAGGTGGAAAAATTCAAGCCCGACATCGTGCTGATGGATTTGGTCATGCCCGTCATGGATGGCATCGAGGCGATCCGTCAGATCAAGGCGGGTCATCCGTCCATTCAAATCTTGGTGCTGACCAGTTTCGCCACCGACGACAAAGTTTTCCCCGCCATCAAAGCAGGCGCATTGGGATATTTGATCAAAGATACGAGTCCCGAAGAATTGATCAATGCGATACGGCAGGTGCATAAGGGCGAACCCACGTTGCATTCGAGCATCGCGCAAAAGCTGCTCACTGAAATCTCGCACACATCCAAACAGAAAGTATCGCCCGATCCATTAACTGATCGTGAGGTGGAGGTGTTGAAACTCATCGCGCGCGGCTTGAGCAACCAGGAGATCGCGGAAACACTCGTTGTAAGTGTGGCGACCGTTTATACACACGTCTCGCGTGTGCTCGATAAACTGCATCTTGCCAGCCGCACGCAAGCCGCGCTATATGCTCTGCGTGAAGGTTTGGCGTCGTTGTACGACGATGCAGGCTGATAGATCTCTGTTATCTTTTCAGCGTTCGGTATTTCACTCGATGCCTAGGTCGGACTGGCAGTCCGACTTACCGTTTCAACGTTCGGTATTTGACTCGATGCGGAGCGAGGTCTTTGCTGAATTTCTCTTGCATCAAGGTTTCGTAATCTGACCAGTTGCCGATGTGCATCGTGGCTTGCGAGTCGTCTTCGATGACAATGAGGCTAGCAATCGCAATCGTCGGTTTGCGCGGCTGGGACGCCATTCTTTGAGGCGGGGCGACAGGCTTTTCCTTCGCTGTTGATGCACAAGGCTATATCTTCACAATCACATTCAATCCCTGCTTCGATCAAATATTTGAGCGCTATGGTGCGCTGAATGATCGCCTCCAGGTCGGGTAACTTTTTCCTGGCAAGTTTCTGCCAGCGTTTTGACGGGGAATCGCCTTTTGGAAAACCGTTTAACAACGTCCGAATTTCTTCAATGGAAAAACCGACCTCCCGCGCTGCATGTATCACTTCCAGTCGTTCCAGCACGGAGGGGTCGTAACGCCGCCAACCGCTCTGACGCGGCGGCTTGGGGAGAAGCCCCACGCTTTCATAAAACCTGATCGCCGAGGTTCGGATGCCCACCTTTTCAGCCAGTTCGCCGATATTCATTTCGTCCATATCAGCCTCCAAATTGCCTCTTGACTTAAAGCGCACTTGAAATTTTACACTTGGTTCATAAATCAGACAATGGGTGTCTGAAATCTCAAAAAGGAGCTATCCCATGATCAAGGTAACTGAGACCATTTCAATTTCCAGGTCGCCAGCCGAGGTTTTTGCGTTCATCAGCAATTTGGACAACATCCCCTTATGGGACCGCGAGGTGAAGAATTTCACTCTCGTCACGCCTGGGGCAGCTGGGGTCGGATCCCGCTTTGTAGAGGAGTCGAAGGTCGGTTCGGTCAACTGCGAAGTGACCGAGTTTTCCCCAGACAAGGCGCTCGCCTTCAGTGGTTTATCAACAGCCATGGACTTTACTGAAAGAATTCTGGTTGAACCTGCGGACAAGGGCGTAATCATTACGCTCACAGGCACGGTGCAACCGAAAGGCTTGTGGAAACTTTTACAGCCGATCATTGCCGCCGAATTCAAGAACAGTTCCAAACAGCAACTGGTTGCATTGAAGAATCAGCTTGAAAAAATGTAACCCAAATACCCGAGCCGTCTCAGGCGTGTTGTAAATTGCCCAGGAAAGCGGGTCTCTGATGTTTGGACATCCTCTTTCAAGCAAGGACTATGAACATGAAAAGTGACATACACACTGGCTATCTCATTCTTGCAGATATTTCGGGCTACACTTCCTATCTCGCAAAATCCGAGATCGAAAATGCGCAGGCGTTATTAGCCGAGTTGCTCAAGCGGATCGTCGAGCAATTTCAATCCGTGGTAAAGATTTCGCGGCTCGAAGGTGACGCTGTGTTCGCTTACACCACGGAACCAATCCGCGGCGAAGCGCTTATGGATTTGATCGAATCGACGTATATCGCTTTTCGCGAAGGGCAAGAATTGTTCCGCCTCAATTTGTGCGAATGTGAAGCTTGCCAGTCCCTGCCCAGTCTCGATTTGAAATTCATCGTTCATTATGGCAGTTTTGCCATCCAAAGTGTGACTGCCTTTCAGGAACTTGTCGGCATGGATGTCAATGTGGCGCATCGCCTCTTGAAAAACCATATTCACGAAAAAACAAATTGGAGAGCATACGCGCTCATCTCTCAGAATGCGCTTTCCCAGATGGGAATATCGGCGGAGGGTATGCAAGAATTCCGCGAGGCGTATGAACATCTTGGCGAAATCCAACTGTTCGGCATGGATTTAACCCCTTATTATGACCGATGGGTGGATTCCAAGCGAATCTTGATCGATCAGGAAGAGGCAGATCTTATTATTAAACAACAGACGGAACTATCCCCGCATCAAGTATGGGAATGGCTGACCAGTAATGCACGCCGTCTGGAGTGGGAGGAACTGAACGAGATTCAACGTCCCACTGAACAGCACGGCATTGGATCGGAAAGCCGTTGTTTCGGCGAAGGCAGGGCATACACGGAAAGAGTGCTGGACTGGAAACCGTTTGATTATTATTCTGTGTTGAGGTCACCCCAAAAGCGGGGCAGGATCACCCCGCCCATGTCGATCATATCAACGTACAAATTACATCCACTGGAAAATGGAGGCACGAAACTGGAGATCTATTGCAAGGTAAAGACTCCCATGCCTGCGTGGCTCACTCAGAGGATCGCAGGGCTCGTCCTACAGCAAATGAGGGTTGACCGCGCCTACAAAAGGTTGCTCACAGCCATGCAGGAAAAATGACGGGTTCTTAAAAGTGACAGTCACCTCGCAGGTGACTGTCACTTATGTTTATCTCTTCAGCGTTCTTTACTTGACCCTGTGCGGGGTGAGGTCCTTGCCGAATTTTTCTCTCATCATGGTTTCGTAATCGGACCAGTTGCCAATATACATCTTCGCCTAGGAGTCATCTTCGAAGACGATGAGGTGGGTGCAGATGCGGTCGAGGAACCGGCGATCGTGACTGACAACCAGCGCCACGCCGCGGATTCTTCGAGGGCTTGTACTTCAAGTATAATCGAAGCAAATGAAGACCACGCAATACTTTCAATACACCCGTCAACGCCCCGACCGTGTGTTGATCGAGGATGAATGGATCGAGCGGGTCATTCAGAACCCGTTGCGTGAAGAAATTCAATCTGACGGAAGGATTCGCCGTTGGGCGCGAATTGCAGAAATGGAAAACCGCGTATTGCGGGTCATCCTGCTCGAGGATGGCGAGACTGTCCACAACGCTTTCTTTGACCGAAATTTTAAGGAGTAAGCCATGCGAATCAAATACTTTGAAGATACCGATACCACACTGGTTGAGCTTTCCACCAACCCGCCTGTGGAGACGCGTGAATTGAACGAAAATATCTACCTGGATCTGGACAGGGACGGAAACGTGGTCAGTATCACGATAGAACATGCCAGCAAATCCAGCGACATGCGGGAATTTCTCTATGAGAGAATACCAGCGGCAATGTCCTAGTAAGACAAACCGTCCCGAAGGTTCACAACCTTCGGGACGTTGTTTTTGTATGTCACACCTGCACCCACCGCAGGTGCGGTGTTGCGAAGGCGTTTTTGCTCTTTGCCCGAAGCAATCCCCGACTCGATGAGGGGATTGCTTCGACGGAAGAACACTGTCTCGCAATGACGAGGTGCCGATAAAGTGACAGTCACCTTCAAGGTGACTGTCACTTGGTTTTACCTCTTCAATGTTCTGTATTTGACTCGGTGCGGAGTCAAATCCTTGCCAAATTTTTCTATCATCATCGTTTCATAATCGGACCAGTTGCCGATGTACATTTTGGCTTGGGAGTCGTCTTCGAAGACGATGAGGTGGGTGCAGATGCGGTCGAGGAACCAGCGGTCGTGGGAGACGACAAGAGCAGTACCCGCAAATTCAGTGATGGCATCTTCGAGGGCGCGGAGGGTGTTGACATCCAGATCGTTGGTGGGTTCGTCGAGCAGGATGACGTTGGCGCCTTCGGTGAGGGTTTTGGCGAGGTGGACGCGGTTGCGTTCGCCGCCCGAGAGGATGCCGACTTTCTTTTGCTGGTCGGAGCCTGCGAAGTTGAAGGAGGAGCAGTAGCCGCGGGCGTTGATCTTGCGTTTGCCGAGTTCGAGAGTCTCTGCGCCGCCTGAGATTTCTTCGTAGACAGTCTTCTCAGGGTCGAGGGTGCGGGATTGGTCAACGTAGGCGAGTTTGACGGTTTCGCCAATTTTGATGGAGCCGCTATCGGGTTTTTCTTTGCCGACGATCATCTTGAGGAGTGTGGTCTTGCCTGCGCCGTTGGGTCCCACTATCCCGATGATACTGCCTGGGGGAACAGAAGCAGAAAACCCGTCGAGAATGAGGCGGTCGTCGTAAGACTTGGTCACTTTGTCAAATTCAAAAACAACGTCACCGAGGCGCGGACCAGGCGGGATGTAGATATCCAGTTCTTCGCGGCGTGCTTCGGCTTCTTGATTGAGCAATTTTTCGTAGGCGCTGACGCGGGCTTGTCCTTTGGATTGACGCGCTTTGGGCGACATGCGAATCCATTCGAGTTCGCGTTCGAGGGTCTTTTGGCGTTTCGATTCGGATTTCTCTTCGAGGCGGATGCGTTCCTGTTTTTG
This portion of the Anaerolineales bacterium genome encodes:
- a CDS encoding aldo/keto reductase; the encoded protein is MVHETYLGKSTLRVPRMGVGAMTWGDAKGLARLHPAKTAYGGAHGFEEEKRAFELSIEADVNLFDTAAMYSNGAAELRLGELGRGKDAIIATKFPGGFSMKEEDLPKQLEASLKRLGRDSIELYQHHYPMPNISIPKLMDQLANVVEAGKVKAVGVSNYSAEQLREAHAALAKRGIPLASNQVEYSLLNRKPEVDGVLDACRELGITLIAQTPLAGGRLTGKYSAQNRAGGLFRRILPQYSRKALEEMQPVIKLLREIGERHSKTPSQVALRWLIENPVVLPIPGAKNGKQAADNAEALTFSLTAEEVEMLSQATMAWRK
- a CDS encoding cupin domain-containing protein; the encoded protein is MLKVGDVLDMGPFQIKMTVKKFTAETLDVEMELGPRSGGTPIHIHPHALETYEVLEGRFDAYVDGVWKIYQVGERVNVPKGVPHAFRNSSDAKTRVYNTHQPALKMAQYFEGLHKIAHSGVSKNGEVTFKAMLYLSLLMMSFKDEIVPINPPAPVANVLGFLGKLAGYRI
- a CDS encoding TetR/AcrR family transcriptional regulator — encoded protein: MKTQRKPTPSIRRQRNREAMIKTILETAREIMREEGVAALTMHELARRLEIRPPSLYNYYNSKMEIYDELFRLGFELFSRAMQEAADAAESTFDDMWRSMEAYMNFALQNPELFKLCFERHVPGFVPSGESMKVVNRLMESAISRINLWAGRGGFNPQIPMDKAFDLVNAMMHGLASMHLANDPHLPMGEGRFGRLIPDAVRVFEQAWKTA
- a CDS encoding helix-turn-helix transcriptional regulator, encoding MNNETLKGHLDFLLLAVLSNGASHGYAVIEALRQRSGGHFDLPEGTIYPALHRLEEQDFLKSHWDESAPRRRKVYSLTVKGRQSLSKRQSEWMAFSEAVNATAGM
- a CDS encoding alpha/beta fold hydrolase encodes the protein MKKIGWLVGVLVFLAVVLGPVLVTQVKGGSPQRTLYGPSLSTLDYTEVTFNNESQGLTLAGMLFVPEGEGPFPAVAIIHGAGTSVRENTWYLSLASFLQENGMLVLLPDKRGSEKSEGNWRTSSYEDLATDTVAAVDFLKSQDMAAVSKVGIIGMSQGGQISPYVVHLSPDMDFLVDVVGTSLNNYDVLHYEETNNLREMGFLPGVSDLIAYPSTWVLRNFTQKEFWDVVGNFDALPYWKELSVPALVMYGSDDPNVPAEASKARLVSLNKDNIEVKIYEGSEHALQDPPGKGNDHFRIEALNDIKGFIFSVK
- a CDS encoding sensor histidine kinase; its protein translation is MKILRPANYTSSLLVVSFTIWVAVSLRWILEFMEQRHPHLWLLSALLAAYGVLLGLQSVTVKGASLRAHIYLGVQTILIIGAMLLHFELDFFAALFLPLGGQAMFLFPRKTAFMWFAVFGIAIVAGQGIQFGIPEGLSFSLLYLAGLFLIASFSTLMMRADKARLQSDSLLDELKQAHQQLQVYAGQADELATARERNRLARELHDSVAQTLYGLTLQAEAAARELHLGRTDKATEQLREIRESAQQTLRETRLLIFELRPPILENEGLASALRARLESVESRSGLKTQIDVQDLGRLHVGVEAGLYGISNEALNNVLKHAHATEVAVLLARQSDKIVLEISDNGIGFDLDHAETHGGLGLKGMKERAEQFGGDLQIQSSANGTKVRAEAAYG
- a CDS encoding response regulator transcription factor, with product MRIYIADDHQIVRRGIRQLLSTEAGIEVVGEASNGREAVAEVEKFKPDIVLMDLVMPVMDGIEAIRQIKAGHPSIQILVLTSFATDDKVFPAIKAGALGYLIKDTSPEELINAIRQVHKGEPTLHSSIAQKLLTEISHTSKQKVSPDPLTDREVEVLKLIARGLSNQEIAETLVVSVATVYTHVSRVLDKLHLASRTQAALYALREGLASLYDDAG
- a CDS encoding MerR family transcriptional regulator, with translation MDEMNIGELAEKVGIRTSAIRFYESVGLLPKPPRQSGWRRYDPSVLERLEVIHAAREVGFSIEEIRTLLNGFPKGDSPSKRWQKLARKKLPDLEAIIQRTIALKYLIEAGIECDCEDIALCINSEGKACRPASKNGVPAAQTDDCDC
- a CDS encoding SRPBCC family protein, with product MIKVTETISISRSPAEVFAFISNLDNIPLWDREVKNFTLVTPGAAGVGSRFVEESKVGSVNCEVTEFSPDKALAFSGLSTAMDFTERILVEPADKGVIITLTGTVQPKGLWKLLQPIIAAEFKNSSKQQLVALKNQLEKM
- a CDS encoding DUF2652 domain-containing protein, which encodes MKSDIHTGYLILADISGYTSYLAKSEIENAQALLAELLKRIVEQFQSVVKISRLEGDAVFAYTTEPIRGEALMDLIESTYIAFREGQELFRLNLCECEACQSLPSLDLKFIVHYGSFAIQSVTAFQELVGMDVNVAHRLLKNHIHEKTNWRAYALISQNALSQMGISAEGMQEFREAYEHLGEIQLFGMDLTPYYDRWVDSKRILIDQEEADLIIKQQTELSPHQVWEWLTSNARRLEWEELNEIQRPTEQHGIGSESRCFGEGRAYTERVLDWKPFDYYSVLRSPQKRGRITPPMSIISTYKLHPLENGGTKLEIYCKVKTPMPAWLTQRIAGLVLQQMRVDRAYKRLLTAMQEK
- a CDS encoding DUF2283 domain-containing protein, with amino-acid sequence MRIKYFEDTDTTLVELSTNPPVETRELNENIYLDLDRDGNVVSITIEHASKSSDMREFLYERIPAAMS
- the ettA gene encoding energy-dependent translational throttle protein EttA, with amino-acid sequence MSNETTQVIYSMNKVGRIVPPNKQILRDISLGFYLGAKIGVLGLNGAGKSTLLRIMAGVDNDYIGEISQSKGYTTGLLEQEPKLDESKTVIEVVKEAVAPIVEMLARFDEVNAKFAEPDADFDALVAEQAKLQEQLDKHDAWNLDSRLELAMDALRCPPSDTPIKVCSGGEKRRVALTRLLLTEPDILLLDEPTNHLDAESVAWLEHHLRDYKGTVIAVTHDRYFLDNVAGWILELDRGYGIPYKGNYSSWLEQKQERIRLEEKSESKRQKTLERELEWIRMSPKARQSKGQARVSAYEKLLNQEAEARREELDIYIPPGPRLGDVVFEFDKVTKSYDDRLILDGFSASVPPGSIIGIVGPNGAGKTTLLKMIVGKEKPDSGSIKIGETVKLAYVDQSRTLDPEKTVYEEISGGAETLELGKRKINARGYCSSFNFAGSDQQKKVGILSGGERNRVHLAKTLTEGANVILLDEPTNDLDVNTLRALEDAITEFAGTALVVSHDRWFLDRICTHLIVFEDDSQAKMYIGNWSDYETMMIEKFGKDLTPHRVKYRTLKR